The Bradyrhizobium barranii subsp. barranii genome segment TGGACGAGCATCATCTCGACGCTGTTCCTGCTGGTCCTCTCCCTGACGGGCTTGCCGCTGATATTTCAAAAAGAGATCGACGAGGCGTTTGGTTCATCGGGAACGTTGGCCGAAGTCCCGGAAAGCAAGGGCGCGCCAACGCTTGATTCCATCGTCGCGGCAGCGCTGGCGCGACACCCCGGCGATACGATGATCTCACTCGAATTTGCAAAGCGGTGGCCGATCGTAGAGACGCGCTCGGCGCCAACCCCGGATGCCGGCCCCACCCGGATCCACCGCGAGGCGATCGACCTTCGCACCGGTCAGCTCACAACGATGCCGCAACGGCGTAGTCCCGTGATGCAATTCCTGCATACGCTGCACGCGGATTTGTATCTGGGGCTGCCCGGCGGCTTGTTCCTTGCCGGCATGGCACTCGTCGTCATCGCCTCTGTCGTCTCGGGCTTGATACTCTATCCGCCATTCGTCCGCCGATTTGGATTTGGCACGGTTCGCACGAACAAGAGCCGAAAACTATTGTGGCTCGACCTGCACAATCTGACGGGCATCATTACGATGGCATGGCTGCTCCTCGTTGCCACGACCGGAGCAATCAACACCCTGCATGGCCCCGTTTCCACTTCGGTAAGGACAGCCATGTCCGACGAGATTCGGCGGCGGGTCGCCATGACACCGGCAGGGCAAATGGAAGAGGTCGATCGGCCTG includes the following:
- a CDS encoding PepSY-associated TM helix domain-containing protein codes for the protein MTSLLVNASHTAARKRPNMRSLRTWAGIHRWTSIISTLFLLVLSLTGLPLIFQKEIDEAFGSSGTLAEVPESKGAPTLDSIVAAALARHPGDTMISLEFAKRWPIVETRSAPTPDAGPTRIHREAIDLRTGQLTTMPQRRSPVMQFLHTLHADLYLGLPGGLFLAGMALVVIASVVSGLILYPPFVRRFGFGTVRTNKSRKLLWLDLHNLTGIITMAWLLLVATTGAINTLHGPVSTSVRTAMSDEIRRRVAMTPAGQMEEVDRPGSIEAAIAAARGKVPAARVMSLLFPNAEISPSNHYVVLMKDGQMMTQELFYAVLIDARTGGVSDVFEPTGVTKALLIAEPLHFPTTFPGLAPKLVWAFFDIVTIMVLVSGLYLWASTPGGRIQRKRPAK